A part of Capsicum annuum cultivar UCD-10X-F1 chromosome 6, UCD10Xv1.1, whole genome shotgun sequence genomic DNA contains:
- the LOC107875931 gene encoding uncharacterized protein LOC107875931, with product MAHNNTHRRILASQDHNPKTSISMDPTLKKQPKPTPFTSKSALQLSCLDSSLSTNKHSTTFEESDAHVLRFLKSPNNIATDNNNNNTSNHKILKSNSKDSSGHSSNSLNNHLKPKSWTSSSVLDSSCTPLTKSKSQHGNSTMVKVKKVPHSKGNKEFNKEVDVKRGCVNLSKSQEIERFKEFDEIKKQSLLALPLKNVGRRKSFCSSKIELGDFFSCSGVKVVSVDMPPFMQIHAVNCARKTHDSLEKFTSKALAFTLKKEFDEVYGPAWHCIVGTSFGSFVTHSVGGFMYFSMDHKLHVLLFKTTVQKAESS from the exons ATGGCACACAACAACACTCACAGGCGCATTTTAGCATCTCAAGACCATAATCCTAAAACTTCCATTTCCATGGATCCCACTCTCAAAAAGCAACCAAAGCCCACCCCCTTTACCTCCAAAAGTGCACTACAactaagttgcttggactcttcactttcgacgAATAAACATAGTACTACTTTTGAAGAATCCGATGCACACGTGTTAAGATTCTTGAAGAGTCCGAACAACATAGCTacagacaacaacaacaacaacacctccAATCATAAAATCCTTAAATCTAACTCAAAAGACTCTTCTGGGCATTCATCAAATTCACTTAACAACCACTTAAAGCCCAAATCTTGGACTAGTTCATCAGTTCTTGATTCATCATGTACACCTTTAACCAAGTCAAAAAGCCAACATGGGAACTCTACTATGGTCAAGGTGAAAAAAGTGCCCCATAGTAAGGGTAATAAAGAGTTCAACAAAGAGGTGGATGTTAAAAGGGGGTGTGTAAATTTGTCTAAGAGTCAAGAAATTGAAAGGTTCAAGGAGTTTGATGAGATAAAAAAGCAATCTTTATTAGCACTACCATTGAAGAATGTTGGAAGGAGGAAATCATTTTGCAGTTCAAAGATTGAGTTGGGTGATTTCTTTAGTTGTAGTGGTGTGAAAGTTGTGTCTGTAGATATGCCACCATTTATGCAGATTCATGCTGTTAATTGTGCAAGAAAGACTCATGATAGCTTGGAAAAGTTCACATCTAAAGCTCTTGCTTTTACCCTCAAAAAG GAGTTTGATGAAGTGTATGGACCAGCATGGCACTGTATAGTAGGGACAAGTTTTGGTTCATTTGTAACACATTCTGTTGGTGGTTTCATGTATTTTTCTATGGATCACAAGCTACATGTACTCCTCTTCAAGACTACTGTACAAAAAGCAGAATCTAGTTGA
- the LOC107874735 gene encoding probable myosin-binding protein 5: protein MASGSFRCFVDQKLGKFALFFLYAILEWVLILVLFVDGFLAFFSNEFAKFFELNIPCLFCTRIDHLLVNRNPNFYYNESICEVHKKDLSALAYCHVHKKLSEIKNMCEGCLLSFATEKESDCHRYRSLAGVLQKDIDCFAGDDVRLSVRTGKKELDEAIQIERGIVARCSCCREPLKMRSKFARNASINGRSHTQAPAPSPRASPRAPLLGAWRTIEEVRHLESPRSVRYMELKFTQDDEGPSNGGKEDMKVATVPLLPDSEDTQIDSTCKTPNNSRNRFFGIPLDSAQASPRFSHHRPRKSWISDKLDITSEASDTNIVPGDVEEDILIRLKKQVRLDRKSLVELYMELDEERSASAIAANNAMAMITRLQAEKAAVEMEAFQYQRMMEEQAEYDQEALQLMNDELLKKDDEMKLLQVELETYKEKYGPIKAIGSEVCEVDDDDYQELRSQCLSSISERSDCASPNEADHHRVNERLFECSGEHGGVNADESQLDLEKQRSYLMGLLTDVVEKIKTFPEEGPHTLEPKMIEGRGSENKVALTREVSLIRERLRAIEAESGFLKHAAMTLQSGDEGSKLLTEIAQHLQKLRHTGNTSSECTDATRKSN from the exons ATGGCTTCAGGATCATTCAGGTGTTTTGTTGATCAAAAATTGGGAAAATTTGCATTGTTCTTCCTATATGCTATTCTTGAATGGGTGTTGATCCTTGTTCTTTTTGTTGATGGTTTTCTTGCATTCTTTTCTAATGAATTCGCCAAGTTCTTCGAATTGAATATCCCATGTTTGTTCTGCACGAGGATTGATCACCTTCTCGTAAATAGGAACCCGAATTTCTATTACAATGAATCCATTTGTGAGGTTCATAAGAAGGACCTTTCTGCACTTGCATATTGTCATGTACATAAGAAGCTCTCCGAAATCAAGAATATGTGTGAAGGCTGCCTTTTGTCATTTGCAACAGAGAAAGAATCTGATTGTCATAG GTATAGATCACTAGCTGGGGTTTTGCAAAAGGACATTGATTGCTTCGCAGGAGATGATGTACGACTTTCTGTGAGAACAGGGAAGAAGGAACTAGATGAGGCCATCCAAATCGAGAGGGGCATAGTCGCGAGATGTTCTTGTTGTAGAGAGCCtctaaaaatgaggtccaaatttgCCAGGAATGCATCGATAAATGGAAGGTCTCATACTCAAGCTCCTGCTCCATCTCCTCGCGCTTCTCCTAGAGCTCCTTTATTAGGAGCATGGAGGACTATTGAGGAAGTGCGCCATCTAGAATCGCCTCGCAGTGTTAGGTACATGGAGCTCAAGTTCACGCAAGATGATGAAGGCCCCTCAAATGGAG GTAAAGAGGATATGAAAGTTGCTACTGTGCCATTGCTACCAGATTCTGAAGACACACAGATTGATTCCACTTGCAAAACTCCAAATAATAGTAGAAACAGATTCTTTGGTATCCCATTAGACTCAGCTCAAGCAAGTCCTAGATTTTCTCATCATAGGCCCAGAAAATCATGGATTAGTGATAAACTTGATATCACTTCAGAGGCCAGCGACACGAATATTGTACCGGGCGATGTAGAAGAAGACATCTTGATTCGCTTAAAGAAACAGGTTCGTTTGGACCGTAAGTCTCTTGTAGAACTATACATGGAATTGGATGAAGAAAGAAGTGCTTCCGCTATTGCAGCAAATAATGCAATGGCGATGATCACTCGTTTGCAAGCGGAGAAAGCAGCTGTTGAAATGGAAGCCTTTCAGTATCAGAGAATGATGGAAGAACAGGCAGAATACGACCAAGAGGCTTTGCAGCTCATGAATGATGAGCTTTTGAAGAAAGATGACGAGATGAAGCTCTTACAAGTTGAGCTCGAGACATATAAGGAAAAATATGGACCGATAAAGGCAATAGGTAGCGAGGTTTGTgaagttgatgatgatgattatcaAGAATTGAGATCTCAGTGTTTATCATCTATTAGTGAGAGATCAGATTGTGCCAGCCCTAATGAAGCGGATCATCATAGAGTAAACGAGCGCCTTTTTGAATGTTCCGGGGAACATGGAGGGGTGAATGCGGATGAATCACAGCTCGATCTTGAGAAGCAAAGATCGTATCTTATGGGCTTGCTGACAGATGTTGTAGAGAAAATCAAAACATTTCCTGAAGAAGGACCTCATACGTTGGAACCAAAGATGATCGAAGGAAGAG GAAGCGAAAATAAGGTCGCTCTTACAAGAGAAGTGTCGTTAATAAGAGAGAGGTTGCGAGCCATAGAAGCAGAAAGCGGCTTCTTAAAACATGCTGCCATGACACTACAGAGTGGTGATGAAGGAAGCAAACTCTTGACTGAGATAGCTCAACATCTGCAGAAGCTTAGACACACGGGCAATACCTCATCAGAGTGTACAGATGCAACGCGAAAATCCAACTAA